DNA sequence from the Malus sylvestris chromosome 10, drMalSylv7.2, whole genome shotgun sequence genome:
CCAAAATATGTAGATAATAATACGTTATTACAGAAAGAAGATCCTTACTTCCATGATAAGCAAATGGTGCATCTCATTCCAGCTTTCTGCAAAATGCACCTTCAGATAATCTGCTCTTCTCCACCAGCCAAAACTCTCGTACATGTGCAGAACAGACATAAAAGCTGCCAAAGATATACCACAACAAAGACATGACTTAAAACTCGCAACCAGAAACAACAGTAGATATTAGGAAAACAACTACAGAAGAACACACTGATCCACAAAGGTCATTAGAATGGATTAACATATTCCTAAACGGGTAAAATGCACAACTTGAGAGAAAATTAAGAGGAACGTAAGGGCACACCCTTCCATGAAATCAATCATTATCATCCTAACCTGCGGAAGATGATAATACGAAGCACTCCCTATATCAGATCAAATCATAATTATAATAGAAGGTACGGTCAAATTTTGATGTATGTGAGGGCATGCGTGATTTGGCTGTACATTTTCTTGAATTACTAACGTGACAATATATATGCACTGCCTTCAAATGTGAGTTGTCCTCAATCGTTTGAAGCTTAAATTCATCTTGCTTGAAAAGAAATTTCTTTGCATATTTTTACATATACGCTTTCAGAGCAGAAAATTATTACTAAAAATGGCGTAGTAGCACTCACCAAAGTAAGGAACCCTTGCGATAGTTTCCAGTACGAAGAACCTTGCATAGTCTCGGTCGTGGTACAGAGTATCAAGTACCTTTATCACTGTATCCTGGAACGATTAGTAGAACTGAATTAAAATCTAACATCAACAACAACTACCAGAGACAAAAGCTCCTAAGCTACCGAAAAGTGATTATCAAATCAAGTGTATATAAATCAACTAAGACGACATCTTAACATTAAAGTGCTAGGATCATCCTGAATATTCAACAAGAAGATAACAAACTGCAATCTGTGTTTCACATTCGGTAGGCGCACTGAATGAATAAAAAAAGCTACCAAATGATATAACATTTCTTCGAAAAATCGACATTGGAGCCAGGCAAGCACAGTAAAACGATTAATTTAACAAGAGTTATGATTTACCGTAAGGAAGATGTTGAAGGTTTGTTCACACTTGATAACCCAGCtctcaaaagcacttgaagacGAATTCTCTGGGGAATTCTCACTGCTTGCTTTCAATTCATCGAAGGTTGAAGCCTTGAACTCAAAGGACTCCTCCACTACCACTTTCTCTTCATCTTCTTGCAGAATAGTTGCTCGAACTCTACACGaatttcaataccaaattacaattttttttaaccaaattatTAAAAAGCCCACAAATTTGAATTCAGAATCCGATTACAAAAAGAACCCATAAAGCACAAACACCAAAATTTAAGGTTTTCTCACAAATGGCAAGTTGGCAACATtaaagattcaattttttttaacacataAAGCGGTGGAAAACAGATATACCTGGAAATCGACGGACGAGCTGAAATGGGATTGTGAGGAAAACGATTCCGGGATGAAAAGGCTGAATTCTTCAAGCTCCTTGCTccgagagaagaagaagagcggGAGGCGGAGAATGCAAACACCGTCGAAGACAGAGTCGATGCCGCCATTCTTGACGAATTTTGCAGAGAATTCAAACCCCCAAAAGAAAGTGGAAATcaaaattggaatttggtttttCGATTCGTCAGTTGGTGTGAAGGGAAATAGTCAACCGCcaaagggagggagggagagggagtGAGAAAAATGGCATCAAATTTTGTGTCGTGTTGTAGGAAATGTGGGGAGGGCAGCATGCGATTTGCGTTGATGTGATCgtatgatatacgatgaacggataagaTTACGCTATCTTAAGATTCATAGCAAAAAGGATCCGATGAAGATCTGTTTCCGTGACCGACTGCGTTTTTGCTTGATGCTTTctaaaaacacgacacgaacgACAGAAATGACACTTGAATTTTGTATTCATTTTTTGATGGACGTGGCTGCTTTTATCACCAGTTGCTACTAGACTGTTGGGCTTTTGGTCTTTCTTGCTTTGATTACCCCTGGGCTTGAATTGGGCTTCTTCACTTTATGAATTGAACATTAGTGGTTCTTTGTACACTTAAATTTTGTTTCCAGGCATCCATTAaccttattttaaaaaaattgtatacCCGTGTATAAAATGACCACAAGGGAATTAATGATTTCTTAAGATAAACAATTATTTTCCTTGGACACCTATAGGATTTTAAAACAAACAACGTAGTAACCAATCGATTGATGAACTTCGTAACTGTTGAATTTTACAGTAAAATCAAAGAGAAAGCCTTCATAATTAATACAAGGAATATGGGTgtccaaagaaaataaaaaacgggtgtccaataaaaaataaattcataagAAAAGTACTAGAAGAGTATTTTTAGAAGTTTAGTAAATTACTTTGGATGTCCAAAAGAAATGTGAGAGTAAATTGGGTGTCCAGGGATAAAATTGGGTGTACACATAACCACTCATTGAAAATATAGTAGCTTAGCTCTTGCATGTTACGGTCGGTCGTTTACTAAAATTGCCGTTTAAAAATGCTTAATTAAGTTTTGTAATCGCTTTTATCAGAAGCACGGATGCGGTGATAAtcttattaaaatatttatgtGTTCTTTGAACAAGCACATGCAAGTGCTTTAGTGTTAGAAATGTTTTTGGTTAGGGAGGTTTTTCCTGAGTACAGAATGTCCGTTACGAGGATTAGGAAAATTGACGCTTCCTCTCTTGTGTTCTCTTACCTTCAGCAACACAAGCTAACAAAGCTTCTCGCGTTTCGCGTTGCGAGAGTAGGAAATAATGTTTACCGTACGTATACAGCCTTACTCTTACTTTGCAAAAAAAAGTTATTTCTACGACTCAAACTAAGCTTCTCGCGTTACAAGAGTAGGAAAGAACGTTTACCGTATGTATACAACATTACTCTTGCTTGGCAAAAAGGTTATTTCTACGACTCAAACTCGTGAGTGTTCTCTTACCTTAATCTAAATAATTAATAGAGAGATGACCACTGCAAAATGGCAATGCAAATCATGGATCAATCTAAAATTCTGAATGGTAGCTTTCTATAAACCATACGGTCCTGgggaatttggaaaaataaccaaatttcGGATCCTAAATAGAATTCTAACaaccattttaaatttttaataactATAACCACAAGTTGATATGAAAATACTAATACATCCTTAAAATaaagttttcttaaaaaaaaaaaaccaaaaaacaaaaggctTGGTTGTCTTTTACCGCCATCTCTGTCCTTTATATAATATAGACGATAATCAAAACCATAGAAACCCAACCCAAGCATAGCCAGCCATGGCGTGTAGCACGatccctctctcttcctcttttatACTCTCACACACAACCTTCATTTTGTTCCAAACccccaaaaaaatttcaacctcCTCTGCTCTCCAATTTCTCCACTGCCCTTCCTCAACATCTCAGCCCCTCAATTGGGACCTCCACTTCTAAGATCGGCTCCAGAACCAAATCGTTGGTGAAAAGCCCAAAATGTGATAGTCCCTATCTCTTTATCTCATTTCCTCCGAAGGTTGAACtttggattttgttttcttctatGATTGAATTGGGGTTTTGGGTAGTCTAAGGAATTTCAAGGAGCACGGGTGGTTTTGAACTTATTCAATTCTACTTCGAATCTCCTTATCTTAATTGAATCTTGCTTTGTTTAATTTTCAtggatgacaatttttttttttttttttttgagaaaacttTATTTGAATGATGTATTAGTATTTTCATAtcaattttttgttataattatcCTAAATTTAAAAAGATGGCTAGAATTCTATTTAGGGTCCAAAATTCGgttaattttccaaattttcctaCGGTCCTCACCCCCTTTTATACGTGTACAGATGCTCCTAAttcaaacaaccaaaaccccaaAAAACGTAAAAAAATTGGTTGCCCAAATTACTCAAACCGTAACGTGGTGCATCATGATCTCATGATTAAGAACATTAAACATTATCTTAATCAAAGCTGTTAAACACTTGTCTTGTGCACCTTGATTCAAGTAGATCTGACAATCTTTTAGATTAAATTATTTAGTTTAAATTATCGGTCCGAGTCAAGTAAAACACATAATCTGAACTACTCTAGTATGCGAGAAATTCAACTCGATGCAATCAGATAGACTTATTTAGGTCCGAGTTCTGACCTGACCAATTGGCCTAACTCGAGTTTCGAACTTATTTAGGGTCTTGCTTTTACGTTTTCCTCTGTTTCCGCTTTTGACTTCCAAAACCATGGAAGAACAGATGATAGCAAAGCAGAAAGCCAATAGCTCAGACTACTTAGGCCGCGAAGGAAGTGAATTCAAGAGCTTCGGAGTATGCCTCAAATGGGTCTTCGTGGATCAGTCCAGCATATGGAGGACCGGACTTTCATGGTCCGTCTTCTTCGTCTTAGCCATTGGTGTACCACTCGCGTCTCACTTTCTCCTCGCCTGCTCCGACTGCGATACCAATCACAGCCGCCCTTACCATGTTGTCTCCCAACTTTCGCTTTCCTTGTTCTCGGTGCTCGCATTCGTCAGCCTCTCTATCTGGACTCACAGATACGGTTTAAGAAAGTTTCTCTTCCTTGACAGGTTATATGAATCAAGCGAGAAAGTTCGCCATGGATATAAACAACAGTTCCAGgtaaatcacaatttaacacgTATGTATAGACTTTCTTCCCTGACTCTCGCAAAGCGAGGAGCTTTGTTAGCTTGAGATCACCTCTAACATTgtgatttttttattgatagTAGATACTTTGATTTATGGTTATCAATATTGCGTCGATATGAATCTCGCTCCAGCTAAAGTTATTGAAACTTCGATCTCTAATCTCGAACTTGGGATTGCAGAATTCAATGAAGCTCCTTTGCTTGATCGTCATCCCCTGTTTTGTGTTAGAGTGTGTCTACAAAATATGGTGGTACGTCTCGGGAGCAAGAGAATTGCCGTACTACGGCAACGTCTATTTAAGCAACACCATTTTGTGCATGTTGGAGCTGATTTCATGGCTCTATCGAACCACGATTTTCTTCCTCGTTTGTGTTCTGTTCCGGCTCGTTTGCCATCTTCAAATACTTAGGCTACAAAATTTTGCACAAGTTTTCCAAGAGGAGACCGAGGTCGAGTTGATCTTGATGGAACACCTCAAGATCAGACGGAACCTCCGGTCGATGAGCCATCGGTTTCGCATATTCATCTTGTTTTCTCTGATCATGGTTACAGCAAGTCAGCTCACTTCTCTGGTGTTGGTAACAAGGTCTAGTGCTCATGTCAACATCTACAAGGCCGGGGAGCTTGCGGTAAATTTTAATTCAACTCTATATATTACATTGGAAAGAATCGAACTCTGAACTTGCTCTATATCTAACccgtcaaattttttttatttcgtgCAGTTATGTTCTATTAGCCTAGTGACTAGCCTTTTCATTTGCTTGAGAAGTgcaaccaaaataactcacaagGCACAGTCAATTACAGGCCTTGCTACAAAGTGGCATGTGTGCGCCACATTACACTCTTTTGATTACACGGAAACTGAGACTCCGATGGCTCCGATTTCTTCAACTCCGGCGTTTCCTTTCGGTGTTGACATGGAATCGGAAGATGAAGAAGGTGTAGAAGATGACGATTTGGACAGCACGAAGTTAGTACCAATTTATAGTCAAACAATCTCGTTCCAGAAAAGACAGGCTCTAGGTTAGTAGTAACAGATCActttataaaattatttttaccaTTTTAGTCTGAAGCCATTAACTTGTGGTCTGTTGTTTGCAGTGACATATTTGGAGAACAATAGAGCAGGGATAACAGTTTTCGGGTTCACGGTGGATCGAATGTGGCTTCACTCCATTTTTGCAATTCAACTGGCTCTTCTGCTATGGCTGCTGAACAAGACGCTGGGTGTTTGATGCACCCATTGCCATTGAGGATAGCACCAAAACAATGTAGTTATATGGGTCGCTGAACTTTTCCTGTGGAAAATGATATATGGTGATTTTGATTTGAGTTCATTATATATTTTCGAAATTAGGATTCAGTCGATCAACATTTACGTTGTTTGATAGCGAAATAAACATCAGTTCACCTTGTGTTGCTGGTGGAGAAGACATTTTATTAAATGCTTGGTGGGtcgtttttatagaaaattaatgaaaaaattttaaaaattttgagttttaacgataaagacaaaataaaaggtaaagtgaatagtacaaagattgactttttagtgtaaaaatatggtttttcgttaaagtgagttgggagcttttcgttaaaggtCCAAAGTTTTATTGTTAGAAATTTCATATAAAGCTcttttaaaagtgtttttaaaattactgaaaacacttttagaaaatgttttttttattccaaaagcacttgaagtgctatGTGCAAGAAGTATTGAATAtgtttttttctataatttacttgcatttttattaagtattgatttcaaaaatattttcaccaaaaaagtTTTTAGCCAAATTCTATGGCCTTAAAgattaattgttaattattgTAATTGGAGAGATTaaggaaaatgatgaaaaaataCCTACGAAAAGGAAATTCGGAGAAGGATAGAATTCCATTTgcataatttctttttaatacATATTTTGGATGCACGAAATGTAATCAAacactaattaattatttgtacATCACAAAGCATCTGTGTTTTAGCTGATCCGTCTCCAAGTCTTATTTATCTCATCATGAAATGCACACAGAGCCTTCAGACTTGAGGAATTCTGCACATCAcaatagtaattaaaacacattagCCCATATCAATTTATGAACAAAAAATCCAGAATATCGTTGTTAGCCAACACTCGAAAACAGTGATCATGCACATTTTCATTATTTCTTCGGTCAAATGACGAGTgcaagatgatttttttttagtgtcAATAACAGctcaaataaagaaataaaatataaaaattgagaGAGTGCTTACGTTGCGCAGTCAATTTTGGGGTCGAGAGGAACGGGAAGGGACACATGGCAGAGATCAGGAAGCTGCCTGAGTCTGTCAGGGTTGATCGGAATGCCAGCAGCTGCTTTCTTGAAACATTCACAGAGGTTCCTCCGACACTCTCTGGTGGTAGCCGCATCAGAAACTGTTTTCACACCAATGCAACAAGTAATCGGAGGAGTCCCGGGGCCGGACCCCGTCAAGTATTCCTTACATGGCATCAAATCCATCAAGGCCTCTTGGCATGTGATATCGCCATTTGCAGGACTTGCATGGTTCAGAACCATAACCATCAGCCCGAAAAAGATCACCAATTTCATCTCCATTTTCTTTTGGAACACAAAAATAAGGCAAATATTGATTATAATTTGCTTGGATATGCAAGGGACTTGAAGATTTGGGTGTGGCTTGGAGCATGAACTGCATGCTCTATTTATAGGGGAGTCGCGAGCTGCTTTTTGGTAGCTCATTTAATGTGTAGAGGTGCAGTCAaaattttttctcctttttaagAGTTAATTTTTTCCTAAACAGCTAATTTTTACttaaaagtgagaagtatgtcAGACCAAAAGAAAAACAGGTTTAAAACTATGTAAAACCATAGGCGCCAattgattaagagcattttttcttgaatttgaaGCCTCGACTCTAAATATAACTTGTGTAAAACAATAAGAAATAGGCAATACTAAAGCAGATAAAAGTTGCACaaacaattaatattaaaaatctACACAATGACCAAAATCTAGCAAAATTCATATCTTGATGgataattataatttaattcttttatcttttttagttttttttttgggttcaaaAGATTATTCATGTAGATTGTGGAGTTTGAATAAGGGGGGCATTTCCGACAAATTCTGCATATAAACAAAACAACAACTAGCTTTGCCAGTTGAGAGTTCAGAGGGTTGTATATCTGTAGCTGGTTTTTACTTTTATGGAGAAGAAACGTTTTCTTTGCTGGTATAAAACGCCTTAGAGTTACAGCccagaaataaaaacaaacctcAATTGTGCTGAAATCATGGTTGTATTCcattaaaatccaaaactaAACAGGCTTGAAATTAAGCCGTTCAGGATTAAAACGCAGGTCTAATCTTCAGCTGTTTGTAGGAAAGCGTGGTGAATTTCTTGTGTTTATTTGCGTAAAAACAACGTGTTTCAGTATTGGAACCAGTGCCTGCATTGTGTTCGATCAgtacaaaacaaaagctacacCCAAAGGCATGCCTAATATTTGAATCCCATTCTCAGTGGtagagcaatattagaaaatatgaaaataacacaagcattctaataataataattacatagaaattcacaacatcaattatgtaTGAGactaatataaacaattagagataaagttagaaaaactgacaaacttggagattgaggcttgcataaatgcaatgtcctaaagatagaatttcgcccctactcttgtgcttgtagttcgataGGCGTCCATCTctcaggattcaacaatctataatccgaagtcaaaacacttcaatcttcggactctagcgaacttcatatattctgtactctcaagacacgactcggaTTTCTACTaagaaatattataatattaattataatatataatttataatttccaACAGTCAGAAAATAACATTCAATCACTCCTATCAATTCGTCCTTAATATTTCAGGATGTAATTAGG
Encoded proteins:
- the LOC126587241 gene encoding ubiquinol oxidase 4, chloroplastic/chromoplastic-like; protein product: MAASTLSSTVFAFSASRSSSSLGARSLKNSAFSSRNRFPHNPISARPSISRVRATILQEDEEKVVVEESFEFKASTFDELKASSENSPENSSSSAFESWVIKCEQTFNIFLTDTVIKVLDTLYHDRDYARFFVLETIARVPYFAFMSVLHMYESFGWWRRADYLKVHFAESWNEMHHLLIMEELGGNAWWVDRFLAQHIAVFYYFMTAFMYVISPRMAYHFSECVESHAFSTYDKFIKARGEDLKKMPAPEVAVKYYTSGDMYLFDEFQTSRPPNSRRPKIENLYDTFLNIRDDEAEHCKTMKACQTHGNLSSPHARTEDSLEDDSTCVVPQTDCEGIADCIKKSVTTTPAK
- the LOC126585129 gene encoding uncharacterized protein LOC126585129; its protein translation is MEEQMIAKQKANSSDYLGREGSEFKSFGVCLKWVFVDQSSIWRTGLSWSVFFVLAIGVPLASHFLLACSDCDTNHSRPYHVVSQLSLSLFSVLAFVSLSIWTHRYGLRKFLFLDRLYESSEKVRHGYKQQFQNSMKLLCLIVIPCFVLECVYKIWWYVSGARELPYYGNVYLSNTILCMLELISWLYRTTIFFLVCVLFRLVCHLQILRLQNFAQVFQEETEVELILMEHLKIRRNLRSMSHRFRIFILFSLIMVTASQLTSLVLVTRSSAHVNIYKAGELALCSISLVTSLFICLRSATKITHKAQSITGLATKWHVCATLHSFDYTETETPMAPISSTPAFPFGVDMESEDEEGVEDDDLDSTKLVPIYSQTISFQKRQALVTYLENNRAGITVFGFTVDRMWLHSIFAIQLALLLWLLNKTLGV
- the LOC126587497 gene encoding non-specific lipid-transfer protein 8-like, whose product is MEMKLVIFFGLMVMVLNHASPANGDITCQEALMDLMPCKEYLTGSGPGTPPITCCIGVKTVSDAATTRECRRNLCECFKKAAAGIPINPDRLRQLPDLCHVSLPVPLDPKIDCATIPQV